aaaacaagactgaaatttcaagatgtcacatacTTAATTAAAACCTAAAAGTTATGATTGTTATGGGCGTAAGAGACGCACTACAAGTTTAATTAATAATCCCTTATCTTTCCTTTTGATGGTTTGCCTTGGGAAGATGACAACAAGAGAAAGTTCAATGAATAAAAGAAGTTAAATTTTGAATGTGGAGGTATCGGTAAATAAATTTTGCTCATCCCTAATCATCAACGACAATAATTTAAACTATTGAAACAATTGACAGTTGTCCTGCAAAATGTTACATTCTTTCCCTATACCTACTTAGAGCGATTAGAAAAATTTACTGCTAAATAAATGCATGGTCTAAATTACAGCCTATTGTCCTGAGGCCAACTTTTAATTTACAAGAGAAATAATGAGGTTACAAAATTCCACAATTCTCGAGTCATCCTATTGATTTCCTTACTTCACAaggattttttgtttgttttttataacaattttcttcctttttctttctcattcatctGGAGATTTCGCATGCTGTAGAGTAGGTTAGTTGCTCCATCTCCCAACTTAGCTTCGGAGCCACCCTTTCATGGCGTGGATAATACTCCTGCAGAATTCATATCACAAATCTTTCGACGGATTACCTTTCTCTTTCtcaatgatttatttttcttttgctgaatTAATATGAATCGAGCAAAATTTATTGGAAGTGAACTAACAATGAAATAGCAAATACTGCTAACATCTAAGTGTTAATTTTAATGGGATTTCTTAATTACCTCCATCCTCTTGATTAAGTCCTTGGCGTTAGGGGCAGTAACAATGATGTGGCGTGCATTGGGCCTAATGAAACCTTCCTCCACTGCTTTGTCGATGAATTGCAGCAAGGGGTTGTAGTACCCATCTACATTCAACATTCCCAcctgcaaaatttatttttagtattatAGGAACGCAAGAAgataaaattctcaaatcaaGATCAGCTTAGAAATCCACAAGggagaataaaaatttactgAAGTGAAGAGACGAATTACCGGTTTGTCGTGGATGCCGAGTTGGGCCCAGGTTATCACCTCCAGAAGCTCTTCGAGTGTCCCATAACCCCCTTGTGAAAAGTCAAATACAATTTTATCGACGTcgcaaaaaattaatttgttttagATTACTAATTGATGGAGATTTATATGCCATAAATAAATCTCAAGAGTAATATATATTTTGCCCTTTTGGCTAGGAGAGTTTAGGGGTAAGTAAGACGGATTGACCAAACTAAGAACCACTCGGACTTCGAACTAGCCAGTTGGGTCCAATTCTCGAAGAGGCCAGGATTTTTAGCTCAGGGGAGGAATTGGACGAAACCGGACCGCTTGGActgattattctttttttttttcgttcttattttaaaaatgtctcACACACAcctcctcttctcttttgatcttTCCCTTTCGCACCACGCTCATGCCTACTTTTCTCTTTTAGTCTTTCCCTTTCTCTAGGTTCTTTCACCTCTTATAGAGTTCGAGGCATTATCTCTTTTGAACTCAACTAATTCTACTAAACTGCTTGGGAACCAAACTGGACCGGTCAATCCAGTTCCAAGGACATTCAATCTGGTCTCTGGTTTTGGAAATGGGAACCAGTCCCTCTAATCGGGGCTCCAATTCAGGAGTGGGGTTGGATTGGCCTGCGGGTCCGATTCAGACCAGACCATTTGGGTTCAACATGGGCCGAGTGTCGAAACTAAAGCCCGAATTGGTCAAGTCATTGGGACCGGATCTTGGTTCGAATGGAATGGAATTCATTACTGAACATGAACATCGTTCGAGGGGATCAAAGGGTGCACCAACCGGGTAAGGCGATGAAGGCGTCCGAACGTCGAGCCATCTCTGCCTTCCTCTCGTGCATGTCGGCGACCGCCTTCACTTCTCCCACCGTCTCTCCGGTTATCTGCCACACCACAAACAAACAGCTTTTCCACTATGCAGATTAAAGCCCCTCAATGCGTGGTGCGGAGCAAGTTTAGCATTCGCCCCCGATGCATGTAAAAGCCGAGATGGATTCGGCTTGCGTGCGCCGGGTACATGCAAGAATTTCGAGCCTCGAACTGAATACGAAACTCATGTGGGTGGGAGCCCAAGCCGTGACACTGACAAAAGCGATGAGGGGACTTGCTCACACGGGTGAAGGGCCGGTGCCAAGAAGATACAAGGGTGTGAGAGTACTTTGCACCACGGAATCTAACCAGGGCATGTGAAAACTAGCAGAGACAGACAAATGCCGTGGACCAGTACAAGCGTACAAATTACGGGATAAGTTTCCTGCCATTCAGACCAACCTAGCCCACTCTAGGCTCcagcaagaagagagagagagagagagagagagagagagagagaggctcttttgcttcttcctgGCCCCCGTTTGGCCCCTAACTTGTGATTGGACTCGGCTTCCGTGTTTACCGGTTACGAGTTTGTCGGGATTCATTCAGTAATTGGCTCTGTTATTACTCGAAAGTTGGCGACACTAAAGCGATGCATAAGGTACTTTCTCAAAGGTAAGCATACTAGAAATACGTACCTCTGGAGGCATGAGAGTTTTGGGAATGACGCTGCAAAACAAGCACGTAATTGATTACCGCTGAACTTAACCCTCTTATCTTCATCATTTCGCTCTCTTTTTTTAGCACTATTTCATCCGATGACCATGATGGAATCACTCACCCGATGACATGGCGGCCCCCGTTGTAGACGACTTGCGAGACAAGACCCATCAATCCGATGCTCCCTCCTCCATACACCAGATCAATATTCCTCGATACCTTCAATAGTGAAAAACAACTAGGCGTTACTCGTCATTTTGATGGACCGAACtgcaatatcaattttactttCTTGGGTAAAGGACTCGCCTGACCAAAACGAACGAAGAGAATTAGGGGTATATAGCTaaagcgaaaaagaagaagaagaagaagaagaagaagaagaagaagaagaaagcagacCAGTTCTTTGCCGAGCTCGATAGCAGCATCCTTGTAGCTGCTCTTCTTCCCTTGGCTGCTCCCACAGAAGACACATATGCTTTTGAACTTTGATGACTGTTTcgtctccatctctctctctctctctctctctctctctctctctgtggtgtttatgaaaatatacaaggcctttctttttcttgggctGAGACTGACACGAGAGGACCTGAGTTTGTATATAAACCGAAGGACGAAGGATTCCTCTATGGCTCTTCTCGTTTTATGGCAATGTAAATCAACGCAACCCTAGCGCTAGCAGCTTCAATCATAGTCCCAAAGCCATGCATGTAGGGTCCACCTTTTTGTTTTATCTCTTGCGGGCTCCACTGCTCCAAGGAGAATTCCTTGACACAGATTCTAGGGCTGTCCTCTCATCAACTCCTGCCAGCCATGTCCGGACGTTGAAACAATGAAAGCACAGACtccatttatttgatttgaAGTTAGCAGGAACAAATATCCGCAGGATAGAATATGCATGTCTAGCATACCTATCGAAAATACTTGGTATATTCGTTCTGTGCCACACCAATTATGATCGAGAGAACGACATTGATTTGATAACATAAGATAGATATTGTATTCTTTTATGTTTTCGGAATAAGATTTTATGATGTGGTCAATCGAGTCATTAAGAAGGTATCTAacatttccaaatatgttagtCGAACAAACGATGAATGAATGGCTCCCTTTTATCAATTTTCTTGCACCCTCAAAGCCTCAACCACCcacgccatggccggcggaatCTTTGCATGCGCAGGAGACTCCCCTCCATACTTTATTTCTCACTCTCGGTTGGACCAAACCACACCGCCATCTCCTCATGTGCTCTCTGTTTCCTCACTTTCGTTTCAGGGCATAAAATTCTCCTTATTGAAATTCTCTTGACTGAGCAATGAGGTACACATATCTTCTAGAAATGCGCAATTTGATACTATTTCTAAGACTAATTAGATCGAGAGCAAAGTACTCAACACTTCAATCGTTTCGCAAATCAAAAGTAGGATCGAGCGACTAGTTTGAAATACCACCCAACCCCGACGTTCGAGTCTGAAACGATTCCAGCACAACACCTCCAATCAAGAGCTATTGAAACCATTTCGGAAAGAGCTTCAAAGACACCTTTTGACAAAGAAGGATTTCCAGATACTCGTTTCGTTCTAAAGGCGAGACCGCTTTTCTTTGGATAAGGAGGAGGCAGGCACTGCAGATTTATAATGCGGTCGCCCATCTTTGCTTATCCCCTTTTGACACCGGGATGACTCGATCCCCAATAGCCATGAAGTTGAGTTGGCGTAGAACGATGAGACTCTGCACTCCATAAATGTGGGCAGAGCATCTCTATTCACGCAAAGGTCTGCAGTGACCACccggagatttttttttttcaattcttctttCTCCAACTTTTATGGCGATAGCACATTGGTCTGAAAGGTTGGCTTTATGGGAACGTTCTTCAGTGGGGCAACAAGAACAGCTCGCCACTGCAATTTTTCGCTGCTTTCTTGACGTCAGTCGAAAGCGATTTGTCGAAGGTTGTCAAGTGGGAATTTCACCCCCCAACAAGAATTCAGCTCTTTCCCTGCTGCGAGAAAAGTAGTGGAGGAATCTCTCTGTTGCTTTGTTTGACTCTGGATGAATCTCCTTCCAACCATGTTCCCACTTGCATCGCTCCCGCAACACGTTCATCATCCCAAGCCCCCACTAGATTTTTCACTTTCCATCGTATGTCTCAGCACAAAAATCATATTCCGTCGCGATCAATATCGATCAAGAAGATAAAGCATAGCCAAGAAAGCCATTCAATTTCAACCACGAGCACGGGATCGAGTGATTGCCGACTTTTGATTTGTCTATCGAGAATGTAGGCTTCTCTCCCGCTCAATCAAACCTCAATCATCACGGCACAAGAGTGCTTAATTCCAGGGGAAGCAAACGTGTAAAcgcaaattgatatatttagtAA
The nucleotide sequence above comes from Eucalyptus grandis isolate ANBG69807.140 chromosome 2, ASM1654582v1, whole genome shotgun sequence. Encoded proteins:
- the LOC104432888 gene encoding cytokinin riboside 5'-monophosphate phosphoribohydrolase LOG1, coding for METKQSSKFKSICVFCGSSQGKKSSYKDAAIELGKELVSRNIDLVYGGGSIGLMGLVSQVVYNGGRHVIGVIPKTLMPPEITGETVGEVKAVADMHERKAEMARRSDAFIALPGGYGTLEELLEVITWAQLGIHDKPVGMLNVDGYYNPLLQFIDKAVEEGFIRPNARHIIVTAPNAKDLIKRMEEYYPRHERVAPKLSWEMEQLTYSTACEISR